One Lysobacter enzymogenes DNA segment encodes these proteins:
- a CDS encoding 1-acyl-sn-glycerol-3-phosphate acyltransferase, with protein MSAEPDTHTDGTPHGASKLQHPPGAPDGSVVLPLPPNVPRVKPSRLARWLGRAILRLGGWRMVGQFPDIPRAVLIGIPHSSNWDGVWAFAAKAAMGLNVNIIAKESLFKVPVVGFMLRRFGVIPINRNAAHGVIDQAVAMIKGAEKFWLGIAPEGTRKRVEKWKAGFWKIAKNADVPVVLAYFHYPDKVIGIGPAFHLGEDMDADMLRIREYCRPFIGKNRGTV; from the coding sequence ATGTCAGCCGAACCCGACACCCACACCGACGGCACGCCGCACGGCGCGTCCAAACTCCAGCATCCGCCGGGCGCGCCCGACGGCTCGGTGGTGCTGCCGTTGCCGCCCAACGTGCCGCGGGTCAAGCCGAGCCGGCTGGCGCGCTGGCTCGGCCGCGCGATCCTGCGCCTGGGCGGCTGGCGCATGGTCGGCCAGTTCCCCGACATCCCGCGCGCGGTGCTGATCGGCATCCCGCACTCGTCCAACTGGGACGGGGTGTGGGCGTTCGCGGCCAAGGCGGCGATGGGCCTGAACGTCAACATCATCGCCAAGGAATCGCTGTTCAAGGTGCCGGTGGTGGGCTTCATGCTGCGCCGCTTCGGGGTGATCCCGATCAACCGCAACGCCGCCCACGGGGTGATCGACCAGGCGGTGGCGATGATCAAGGGCGCGGAGAAGTTCTGGCTCGGCATCGCGCCGGAAGGCACGCGCAAGCGGGTGGAGAAGTGGAAGGCGGGGTTCTGGAAAATCGCCAAGAACGCCGATGTGCCGGTGGTGCTGGCGTATTTCCATTATCCCGACAAGGTCATCGGGATCGGGCCGGCGTTCCATCTGGGCGAGGACATGGACGCGGACATGCTTCGGATTCGTGAGTATTGCCGGCCGTTCATTGGGAAGAATCGCGGGACGGTGTGA
- a CDS encoding collagenase, producing the protein MSFVFRPGPLRALLAGTAALAVFASFALPSALQSPPDHPPAASVAPRLAMAGAASAAASASRPGSDRAASFAASRVAAGGTRKQPATERQLFGEHRQPRSLAPAQRAPQQPLLPERADSAYDGAALRRDPLKRPSLLAAARSAKAAACDPASFGALSGAALASAVRAAAPDCINQLFGLSGSQAYATFREAQMVSVADAFAASARAYDGTNNAGTLQLVLFLRAGYYVQYYDSAVGSYGANLRNAIRPALDAFAANANFGRVDDAHGEILAEYVTLIDSATENARYLYVVKRLLDAYDSRFDAFYWMKVAVNNAYTVTFRGHQDAAFRALVQSDTSIVDTLYNFANRNFALLGGDRAYLVSNAGREMARFLQYDGALKTLARSRAKALIDRSAITGATARLWVGIGEMAQYYDAGNCAYYGQCDFAARLEAAALPIRHTCSATLTLRAQQMSASELAGACATVAGQEAYFHRELATGGVPVAGDNNASLEMAVFDSSDDYGIYAGAIFGIDTNNGGMYLEGDPSAPGNQARFIAYEAEWLRPNFEIWNLTHEYVHYLDGRFNMWGDFQAAMRQKTVWWVEGFAEYLSYQYREVANDGAIAEAARGTYALSTVYANDYDSGTNRVYRWGYLAVRFMFEQRRTQVNAILAKFRPGDYTGYATYMAGIGQSNDAAFKAWLPCVADPAGSGCGGTPNQPPTANFSVAASGLSVNFSDTSSDSDGRIVARSWNFGDGTGSTAANPSKTYAAGGSYTVSLTVTDDRGATATATRSITVSEPGLPECSGSDARTLGRNCSRSNAAATVGNYAYFYLYLPAGVSQLRIDTAGGSGNADLYVSAGNWPSRDSYQYRSAKAGNAESVTIANPPAGYVYVAVHAASAFSGVKVSARY; encoded by the coding sequence ATGTCCTTCGTGTTCCGTCCGGGCCCGCTGCGGGCCCTTCTGGCCGGCACGGCCGCGCTGGCGGTATTCGCCAGCTTCGCCCTGCCGTCCGCGCTGCAATCCCCGCCCGACCATCCTCCCGCCGCATCGGTTGCGCCGCGCCTGGCTATGGCGGGCGCCGCGTCCGCCGCCGCGTCCGCATCCCGGCCCGGTTCGGACCGCGCGGCGTCGTTCGCGGCGTCGCGCGTCGCCGCCGGCGGCACGCGCAAGCAACCGGCCACCGAGCGGCAGTTGTTCGGCGAACATCGCCAGCCGCGTTCGCTGGCGCCGGCGCAACGCGCGCCGCAGCAACCGCTGTTGCCCGAACGCGCCGACAGCGCCTACGACGGCGCGGCGCTGCGCCGCGATCCGCTCAAGCGTCCCTCGCTGCTGGCCGCCGCGCGTTCGGCCAAGGCCGCCGCCTGCGATCCGGCCAGCTTCGGCGCGCTCAGCGGCGCGGCATTGGCCTCGGCGGTGCGCGCGGCGGCGCCGGACTGCATCAACCAACTGTTCGGCCTCAGCGGCAGCCAGGCTTATGCGACCTTCCGCGAGGCGCAGATGGTCAGCGTCGCCGACGCCTTCGCCGCCTCGGCGCGCGCCTACGACGGCACCAACAACGCCGGCACCCTGCAATTGGTGCTGTTCCTGCGCGCCGGCTACTACGTGCAGTACTACGACAGCGCGGTCGGCAGCTACGGCGCGAACCTGCGCAACGCGATCCGTCCGGCGCTGGACGCGTTCGCCGCCAACGCCAACTTCGGCCGCGTCGACGACGCCCACGGCGAGATCCTCGCCGAGTACGTCACCTTGATCGACAGCGCCACCGAGAACGCGCGCTACCTGTACGTGGTCAAACGCCTGCTCGACGCCTACGACAGCCGCTTCGACGCGTTCTACTGGATGAAGGTCGCGGTCAACAACGCCTACACGGTGACCTTCCGCGGACACCAGGACGCGGCCTTCCGCGCCTTGGTGCAGTCCGACACTTCCATCGTCGACACGCTGTACAACTTCGCCAACCGCAACTTCGCCCTGCTCGGCGGCGATCGCGCTTACCTGGTGTCCAACGCCGGGCGCGAGATGGCGCGCTTCCTGCAGTACGACGGCGCGCTCAAGACCCTGGCGCGTTCGCGCGCCAAGGCGTTGATCGATCGCAGCGCGATCACCGGCGCGACCGCGCGGCTGTGGGTCGGCATCGGCGAGATGGCGCAGTACTACGACGCCGGCAACTGCGCCTACTACGGCCAGTGCGATTTCGCGGCGCGGCTGGAAGCGGCGGCGCTGCCGATCCGCCACACCTGCAGCGCTACGTTGACCCTGCGCGCGCAGCAGATGAGCGCCTCGGAACTCGCCGGCGCCTGCGCCACCGTCGCCGGCCAGGAAGCCTACTTCCATCGCGAACTCGCCACCGGCGGCGTGCCGGTGGCCGGCGACAACAACGCCAGCCTGGAAATGGCGGTGTTCGACAGCAGCGACGATTACGGCATCTACGCCGGCGCGATCTTCGGCATCGACACCAACAACGGCGGCATGTACCTGGAAGGCGATCCGTCGGCGCCGGGCAACCAGGCGCGCTTCATCGCCTACGAGGCCGAATGGCTGCGCCCGAACTTCGAGATCTGGAACCTGACCCACGAGTACGTCCACTACCTCGACGGCCGCTTCAACATGTGGGGCGACTTCCAGGCGGCGATGCGGCAGAAGACCGTGTGGTGGGTGGAAGGCTTCGCCGAGTACCTGTCCTACCAGTATCGCGAGGTCGCCAACGACGGCGCCATCGCCGAGGCCGCGCGCGGCACCTATGCGCTGAGCACGGTCTACGCCAACGACTACGACAGCGGCACCAACCGGGTCTATCGCTGGGGCTACCTGGCGGTGCGCTTCATGTTCGAACAGCGGCGCACGCAGGTGAACGCGATCCTGGCCAAGTTCCGTCCGGGCGACTACACCGGGTACGCGACCTACATGGCCGGCATCGGCCAGAGCAACGACGCCGCGTTCAAGGCCTGGCTGCCGTGCGTGGCCGACCCGGCCGGCAGCGGTTGCGGCGGCACCCCGAACCAGCCGCCGACGGCGAACTTCAGCGTCGCCGCGAGCGGACTGAGCGTGAACTTCAGCGACACCTCCAGCGACAGCGACGGCCGCATCGTCGCGCGCAGCTGGAACTTCGGCGATGGCACCGGCTCGACCGCGGCGAACCCGAGCAAGACTTACGCGGCCGGCGGCAGCTACACGGTGAGCCTGACCGTCACCGACGACCGCGGCGCGACCGCGACGGCGACGCGCTCGATCACGGTCAGCGAACCCGGCCTGCCCGAGTGCAGCGGCAGCGACGCTCGTACGCTCGGACGCAATTGTTCGCGCAGCAATGCGGCGGCCACGGTGGGCAACTACGCCTACTTCTATCTGTACCTGCCGGCCGGCGTTAGCCAACTGCGTATCGACACCGCCGGCGGCAGCGGCAACGCGGATCTGTACGTGAGCGCCGGCAACTGGCCCTCGCGCGATTCGTATCAGTACCGCTCGGCCAAGGCCGGCAATGCGGAA
- the arfB gene encoding alternative ribosome rescue aminoacyl-tRNA hydrolase ArfB, with protein sequence MTITIPETELVERFVRSTGPGGQNVNKVATAVELRFDVAQSPSLPEAVRERLLAKRDRRVTNDGVLVISAQRFRTQERNREDARERLAAFVDSGLRAPKPRVATKPSRAAKERRLGAKRDRSQTKRARSQREWD encoded by the coding sequence ATGACCATCACCATTCCCGAGACGGAACTGGTCGAACGCTTCGTGCGCTCGACCGGTCCGGGCGGGCAGAACGTCAACAAGGTCGCCACCGCGGTGGAATTGCGCTTCGACGTCGCCCAGTCGCCGTCGTTGCCCGAGGCCGTGCGCGAGCGCCTGCTGGCCAAGCGCGACCGGCGGGTGACCAACGACGGCGTGCTGGTGATCAGCGCCCAGCGCTTCCGCACCCAGGAACGCAACCGCGAGGACGCGCGCGAGCGCCTGGCCGCGTTCGTCGACAGCGGCCTGCGCGCGCCCAAGCCGCGCGTGGCCACCAAGCCCAGCCGCGCCGCCAAGGAGCGCCGTCTCGGCGCCAAGCGCGACCGCAGCCAGACCAAGCGCGCGCGCTCGCAGCGCGAGTGGGATTGA
- a CDS encoding GntR family transcriptional regulator, with translation MSILPRSLSDQAFEVVRERILSTQIPPLAPIRQELLAEELGISKIPLREALSRLEEQGLLSSHPNRGFFVPPLSSTEAEEVFALRLKIEPEAAAQACLVACEAGQEAARAAFEAWERSDHADPNASVRCNRAFHLALVTPGGRQITAQLVERLQVLAERYVRKHLEPAGREARAANEHLGILQSWLQRDAARVDQLLSTHILSTLHDLRAQLEQIPQTGPMLPDFRRAPRRRREPA, from the coding sequence ATGAGCATCCTGCCCCGTTCGCTGTCCGACCAAGCCTTCGAAGTGGTACGCGAACGGATCCTGTCGACCCAGATCCCGCCGTTGGCGCCGATCCGCCAGGAGCTGCTGGCCGAGGAACTGGGCATCAGCAAGATCCCGCTGCGCGAGGCCCTGAGCCGGCTGGAGGAACAGGGCCTGCTGTCCTCGCACCCGAACCGCGGCTTTTTCGTGCCGCCGCTGAGCTCGACCGAGGCCGAGGAAGTGTTCGCGCTGCGCCTGAAGATCGAGCCCGAAGCCGCCGCCCAGGCCTGCCTGGTCGCCTGCGAGGCCGGCCAGGAGGCCGCGCGCGCCGCGTTCGAGGCCTGGGAGCGCTCCGACCACGCCGACCCCAATGCCAGCGTGCGCTGCAACCGCGCCTTCCACCTGGCCCTGGTGACCCCTGGCGGGCGCCAGATCACCGCGCAACTGGTCGAGCGCCTGCAAGTGCTGGCCGAGCGCTACGTGCGCAAGCACCTGGAACCGGCCGGACGCGAAGCGCGCGCGGCCAACGAACACCTGGGCATCCTGCAGTCCTGGCTGCAGCGCGACGCCGCCCGGGTCGACCAACTGCTGTCGACCCACATCCTGAGCACCTTGCACGACCTGCGCGCGCAACTCGAACAGATCCCGCAGACCGGCCCGATGCTCCCCGATTTCCGCCGCGCCCCACGCCGCCGCCGCGAACCGGCCTGA